The Pygocentrus nattereri isolate fPygNat1 chromosome 17, fPygNat1.pri, whole genome shotgun sequence genome window below encodes:
- the LOC108426907 gene encoding 40S ribosomal protein S25-like: MPPKTDKNKKDAGKSKKDKDPVNKSGGKAKKKKWSKGKVRDKLNNLVLFDKATYDKLYKEVPNYKLITPAVVSERLKIRGSLARAALLELLGKGMIKLVSKHRAQVIYTRNTKGGDEIAAEKET, encoded by the exons ATG CCTCCAAAGACAGATAAGAACAAGAAAGATGCTGGCAAGTCGAAAAAGGATAAAGACCCAGTCAACAAGTCTGGAGGCAAAGCAAAAAAGAAG AAGTGGTCCAAGGGGAAGGTGAGGGACAAGCTTAACAATTTGGTGCTCTTCGACAAAGCCACCTACGATAAGCTTTATAAGGAGGTGCCTAATTACAAGCTCATCACTCCTGCAGTTGTGTCTGAAAGGCTGAAGATAAGAGGTTCACTAGCCAGGGCCGCACTCCTGGAGCTGCTCGGTAAAG GCATGATCAAGCTGGTCTCCAAGCACAGAGCACAAGTGATCTATACTCGCAATACCAAGGGTGGAGATGAGATAGCTGCTGAGAAGGAGACATAA
- the sgcg gene encoding gamma-sarcoglycan: MVREQYVTTTDESGVPSPVTEYIYKIGIYGWRKRCLYLFVLLLIIILVVNLGLTIWILRVMWFNAEGMGYLQVTADGVRLEGESEFLFPLYAQEIDSREDSALFVRSTDNVTLNARNANGDVTGSISVGPKHAKAFGQHLTVSSSSSGTDKTLFYADAKEAIVGTGKLRVTGPEGALFEHSVETPLVKAEPLKDLRLESPTRFLSMEAPKGVHVKAMTGSVEAQSSLDIILHSTEGLVVLDAESVRLPVLPMGKARTSGDSQELYDMFEVCVCPSGKLFLSKAGVSSTCNESQEC; this comes from the exons ATGGTGCGTGAACAGTATGTCACTACTACAGATGAATCTGGTGTCCCATCACCAGTTACTGAGTACATCTATAAGATTGGCATCTATGGCTGGAGGAAGCGATGCCTTTATCTATTTGTCCTGCTCCTTATTATCATCCTGGTAGTGAACCTTGGCCTCACAATCTGGATCTTGAGAGTGATGTGGTTCAATGCG GAAGGCATGGGATACCTCCAGGTCACAGCAGATGGGGTGAGGTTGGAGGGCGAGTCTGAATTCCTCTTCCCACTCTATGCCCAGGAGATTGACTCCAGAGAG GACTCAGCTCTGTTTGTGCGCTCGACTGATAATGTGACTCTTAATGCCCGCAATGCGAATGGTGATGTAACAGGAAGCATTTCTGTAG GTCCAAAACATGCCAAGGCCTTTGGGCAGCACTTGACTGTTAGCTCAAGTAGCTCAGGAACTGACAAAACTCTATTCTATGCTGATGCAAAAGAAGCCATCGTGGGAACTGGCAAGCTCAGAGTTACAG GCCCTGAAGGTGCTCTTTTTGAGCACTCTGTTGAAACTCCTCTGGTCAAAGCAGAGCCTCTGAAAGATCTTAG GCTGGAGTCTCCAACTCGTTTTTTGAGTATGGAGGCCCCGAAAGGAGTTCATGTCAAAGCCATGACTGGGAGTGTAGAGGCGCAGTCAAGTCTGGACATTATTTTGCACTCAACTGAGGGTCTT GTGGTGTTGGACGCTGAGTCTGTTCGGCTGCCTGTCTTACCTATGGGCAAAGCTAGAACATCAGGAGACTCTCAGGAGCTGTACGACATGTTCGAGGTGTGCGTGTGTCCCAGCGGCAAGCTGTTCTTGTCCAAAGCTGGTGTGTCCTCAACTTGTAATGAAAGCCAAGAGTGTTGA